Proteins encoded in a region of the Benincasa hispida cultivar B227 chromosome 2, ASM972705v1, whole genome shotgun sequence genome:
- the LOC120071934 gene encoding mitogen-activated protein kinase kinase kinase 17-like codes for MTKSCVVSQVNQRSHNFVNLHEFLKTKRGIVKCAKKSLRTNNWNDNVKHNSEKFGKDFAIEEYHGSIWTGDHLFRKTGSSLIFLARNRAPTNPNSNLPTEFMVKSCLMESSSSLQHEKEVLNNLGSFTNLVRCYGDEITITKSGEKVYNVLFEYCYGSSLRDHILKFGPNGLPEHEVRRYTRDIVYGVCYMHCNGRYIHGDIKSRNILMSPTGAKLASFGWARKLTAEVLCEEEIRGSGPYISPELASDGYLGWPADIWALGCVVLEMLTGKSPRNNEEAIQIINDISKEGRDFIKKCLITSPYKRRPSWLLIKHPFVCV; via the coding sequence ATGACAAAGTCCTGTGTTGTTTCACAAGTGAACCAACGAAGCCACAACTTTGTTAACTTGCATGAATTCTTGAAAACAAAGAGAGGCATTGTGAAGTGCGCAAAGAAATCGTTGCGAACCAACAATTGGAATGATAACGTCAAGCATAATTCAGAAAAATTTGGTAAAGATTTTGCTATCGAAGAATATCATGGTTCAATTTGGACCGGTGATCATCTCTTTCGCAAAACAGGATCTAGCCTTATTTTCTTGGCCAGAAACAGAGCACCCACCAACCCGAATTCAAATCTTCCTACAGAGTTCATGGTCAAATCTTGTTTAATGGAATCATCTTCTTCACTCCAACATGAGAAGGAAGTGCTGAACAATCTAGGATCATTTACTAATCTAGTGCGTTGTTATGGAGATGAAATAACAATAACCAAATCAGGTGAAAAGGTTTATAATGTCTTATTCGAGTATTGTTATGGCTCTAGCTTGCGTGATCACATTCTCAAATTTGGGCCTAATGGGTTGCCGGAACATGAAGTTCGTCGGTATACAAGAGATATTGTATATGGAGTTTGTTACATGCATTGTAATGGTCGGTATATTCACGGTGACATAAAATCAAGAAATATTTTAATGTCACCCACTGGAGCCAAGTTAGCAAGTTTTGGATGGGCTAGGAAGCTCACTGCTGAGGTATTATGTGAGGAAGAAATTAGGGGTTCGGGACCGTACATATCTCCGGAGTTGGCTAGTGATGGTTATTTAGGTTGGCCTGCTGATATTTGGGCACTTGGATGCGTGGTATTGGAGATGTTGACAGGAAAGTCTCCTCGTAATAACGAAGAAGCGATAcaaattataaatgatatatcGAAGGAAGGAAGAGATTTTATTAAGAAGTGTTTGATAACAAGTCCATATAAAAGAAGACCAAGTTGGTTGTTGATCAAGCATCCTTTTGTTTGTGTTTGA